A region of the Roseobacter denitrificans OCh 114 genome:
TCGCAAACTCGGCCGTGGTGAGCAGATTTAACGCTGCGACTAGTTCGGGTGTTACGGTGTCTTCCCCGACCAAATCGAGGATGTTCTGGTAGGTAAGCGCAGCCGAAGCTTGGGGCTGCAAACCCAAGATGCGGTCAACAAGAACAAGGCACACCGTACCGACAGGGGTTTGTCCCCAGCCTTTTTCGATCGCGCTCTTTATCTCTGCAACTTCCACGTCAATCCAAGCTAGCTCGCAGCTTCTCCTTCGTCGCTGGGCATGTGAGCCACCATTTTGGCTTTCACATGCTCATAGTCCACCATACCGATACAGTTCTTAATGACCGCTCCCGAAACGAGCTGGCCTTTTTCGGGTCCACCTGCGGTTTGCTGACCGCGAGACGTCCCTGCTAGTGTCAGTTCAGGTTGGTAGGCTTGGCCCTCGTGCTGGAACTCCCAGCGGATGCTCACCTTGAAAGGCTCAATCCTAGTTCCGAGCGCATCCTTCCCGCCCTTGTGATACAGCTCATCACGCAGGCAGAGTCTAGTTCGGCGCATCTTTTCGTTCTTGATAGATGCGGTAGAGGTCTTGAAACTCAGTTCCACCACCGTACCCTCACCCACCGTCTCGTAGATTGACGAAATCAGTGGAAACAAGTCAATCGGCTGCTCCAAAGGGGACCCTTCTACCAAGCTGTTCGCTATTGCCTTGAATTGCGATTGAATTTCGTGTGCCAGCTCCTGCCGCATGCCCCTGGGAAAGTCGGTTCGAACCTCGACCAAACCGTCATGGTGCGGCACCCAAATGATGTTGAACATCTGTACCGCCTCAAACTTGAGGCCAATCACCTCGTCGTAGCGTTCCCTGACAGTGTCCGGGTCATTGAAGACCTCTCCGATGGGTATTTGCTCGCGCGAAGTCAGCTTTATGGTTTGAGCGAAGACTGCCCCGACTCCATCGTCGGTCCGTTCCACAGAGACTAGAACCGGTTCAGAAGTCTGCTCAGTAAGTTCCGCTTCGCTCATCACCAAGGGATATCTTTCGGCAAACGCATGATCCGCGGGGGACAGTCCGTTTATTGCCTCCAAAAGCTCCGCTTTGACTGCATCCCCAACCGCATAAAACTTGGTCATTTTTTCGCCGCAGAGAGCATGTTGCCGCAGTAGACCAATCAAGAACGTTTCGGCCTCTGGATGGTCTGTCGATGAATATTTTGCGCGCGCACCGTCCCAACCTTGGGACCCGTCCAAACCGGCTCGCTTCATCGCTCGGTTGGCAAGAGTCCAAGGCATCCTTGCTTCAAGAGAACTTAGAATTCTCAAATCCATGTACAAAAAACCTATGTTCAAATTCGCGGTGATCCATGCAAATCGTCCATGATTTCACCGTCCGCTCAACCTATAGGTAGACTGCCAAGGAGCTATTGTAAAACCAGGCACCGGGGGCCTGATCGGACTGCTTCAACACTTTGCAAAAGTGATGCAGGTCATTGCTTAAAGCTTGCCAATAGCCATCGGTCACCAAACAACCGAGCACGCCCACCTTTTTTGATAAAAAAGCCAGTTCTGAGTGACTGCTCTACCAACTGAACGCCATGCACTCCGCATAAGCAGAGCATGACCGCTTCCCGCCCGTTTTAAAAATACTGAAATCACACAATTGCTCCCATCAAGCAATTTGATGCGTTCACTCAAGCCTAAGCGCGCCGGGTGTCCCGATGTTTATGTTGACCAAATCGTTCCAGGTGATTTGGTGCCACAGAAGCCCTGCCCGTTTAACCTGATCCTTAACAAACTGGTAATCTGGTCCCTCATCCAAATGGCGAGATACGGCAATCACCGATTTCGCACCTCCTGCCGAGAGCCGACGTAAATTCGTGCGCAGCTCTTCAGCCCCGTCAAGGAAATCATCATCCAAGCTGGTAACGATTGGCGCGAAGTCCGCTACAAGTTTTTCAAGGGTCTTCACTGCGAAGCCGGCCGCTGGAACCCGACCTTCGAGCAGCAAAACAATGTCAAAGATGAAACGCCCATGGGTCAAAAGCCTGTGGGGATCCTCCATGGAGCCAAGATCGAGGTCCAGCGGCATCAGGATTGTATGCGCCATCTCGGGTTCAGCTGGTATATTTCCCCGGAGCGGGGCGTGGCGATGGCTATTTGATAGGTTTTGGAGACGGGGAAGCGCTTCTTCTAACGGAGTTCTGGAAACGCCTTTCAATGTGGCACCGTTTTCCATCACACCCGTGACCCACAATGCATCAGACAGCTCGCAAAACGCCATTTTCGTTATAATGTTCACTGCCTGCTGGCTGTCTTGAGCGACGGTAATCCGTGGGGCTTCTATGTCCTTAAGGGGGGCTGGTATGCTGCCTACAGATGAAGCGATCACGATGATGGGCAACCCAGTCGCAAGTGCGGCCTCACTGATGCCATCAAGGACGCCACACATAGGTTCAGCACCATTTTTGACCGACCCGGGGTGCAATACGATCACCTTTGGACGGCTTTTTGCGGGTTGAAAAATTTCATCCAAATCAGTCACCCTTTCAGTTCAGCATCGGTCGATGGGCCAAGGTCTCCGCCCTGTCCAACATCCGGCTGACCGTGCGTAGGCTTAATCGCGCATTCGAGATGGCGCCGCAATCGAAGACATCGACCAGAGCTGCCAGCGCCGGTCCAGGGAGGCCGCGTCGCGTGCCCTCGGCGATCGCGAAGTGCCGAAGGTGCTCCGGCGTCAGGTCGGGCAGGTCCAGAACGACGCTGCGGCTTTGAAAGGGTTCAGGCAAGCCCTTGCGGCTGTTGGCGGTCAGGACGAAGTTCACCCAGGACATGTCCATTTGTATCTGAAAGAACGGGCATTGCCATTCGCGAGCTGTCATCCGTTCCAACAGGGGCAGCAAGGCATCGGTGAGCGTATGGCGTGAGCCTTTGTTTGAACGCACCTCGTCAGCCTTCTCGACCTCGTCCACGATCACCAACGGCCCGGCGTGACGGTCCCGCAGCACGGTTTGCACCAGCTTACCTGGCGATGCGCTGCCCCAGCCCTTTTGCAGACCCACGATAGAGAACGCGGCGGGTTCTCCCGTGGCTTCGATCTTCGTCGTTGGGACATTCAGATGATGCGCCAGTCGTCGGGCCCAGAAGCTCTTGCCGACCCCGGGTGAACCAACCAGCACCAAGGGATTGAAACGAACACCTGGTAGCCCCTCACGCGCTGATGCGCGCAAGCCGTGCCATACCTCTTCCGTCGCGGGGGCCATCCATGGCATCTCGGCGTGAAGGGCTGCTGCGATCTCGTCGGCTTCGTGCTCAGTGGTAATTTTGGCGACCGGCAAGCCGCCGCGCAGGGGCGTCAGGCGGGCGCGGTGTTTTTCACTAAGGTGATACATACCCGTCTTGGAATGCGCGCGTTCGAGCAGACGCACGGAGCGGCGTTTGATGCGGCGGCGGTCAATCTCGTCGAGCAGGTTGTAGGACGGAACCAGATCTTCGTCCGTAATTTTCCCCGCCGCCAGATCGGCCTGCTGCGCTTCTCGGCGAACGTGTTTGAGGAACTTCTGCCAGCGCTCCTCGATATCGCGGAGATTGGTGATGTCGTCCATGAAGATCAGGTTGTGAAACGGAATGGTCGTTGTACAGCGGGTCATGGCGGCGTCCTTTCAAGGCGCGAATACGTCTTCACGCAAGTCGCCCAAGCTGAAAGCGGTTGGGCGGTGATATGTGAAAGGTTCCGGAACCCTGCGGAACTTTTAGGGAATATCTGTGACGCAGAGCAAGCCCTTGGCACAATGCTCACACGGTACAGTCCGCTTAAAGACAGCTCATGCGCCGAAATCCGGCAACGCATTGAATACAAAAGAAAACCACCGAAAGCCGTGCTCTCGGTGGCCATTTGATGTGTGTCGAGAGGTCAAAAAACCTCGGGAATGGACACGTTATGCTATGTCAAACACATAATAATCACACTTTCTTGGTGTCAACCACACTTGGAATAGCCACAAGATCCGCAGGTCATGCAGCCCTCGATCATACGCAAGTCAAATTGGCCGCAGCTGCTGCATGCCTGCCCGCGGGACGTTTCCAGTCCGACAACGGCGGCTTTGGGGTCGGTCTTCAGGCCCAGCCCCTCGCCAGCGATGAACCCCGTCGCGATCATGTGCTGTTCGATCACGCCACCGATGGCCGCAAGAATCGACGGGATGTATTTGCCCTGCATCCACGCGCCGCCGCGCGGATCGAACACCGCCTTGAGTTCCTCGACCACAAAGGACACATCCCCCCCGCGCCGGAATACCGCCGAAATCATCCGCGTCAGCGCGACGGTCCAGGCGAAATGCTCCATGTTCTTGGAGTTGATGAAAACCTCAAACGGCCTCCGGTGCCCGTTCAGCACGATGTCGTTGATGGTAATGTAAAGCGCATGCTCGCTGTCGGGCCATTTCACTTTATAGGTATTGCCTTCCAACTCGCTTGGGCGGTCCAGCGGTTCGGACATGTAGATCACATCGCCATGGGGTTGCTGCGGTTCGGCGTCCGAGGTTGTGATGACTTCTGGGGCCTTAGTCGTATCACCTGCGATGTCTGTGAAACTTACACCAAGTACGTCCGCAATTTTCCTCAGTCTATCGACGGATGGCTCTTTGCCCTCTTTGATCACCCCATGAAGATACCCATGGCTCAGTTCTGCTTCCAGAGACACTTGTCGCATCGTTTTTCCAGACTTTTCAATCAACCTAATGAGCGACGCTCTGTAGTCCGCATCTTGCTTACTCGGCTTCTCCTCCGACACACTCAAAACAGACCCGGTCACCGCATTGGGCCGATACGTCGTGCAGCCCTTACAGCCACTATCCCACGCCTCCATGTAAACGTCCTTGAACGCGTCGAACCCGATATCCTCAGGACAGTTGATCGTCTTGGAAATCGACGAATCCACCCACTTCTGCGCCGCTGCCTGCATTTTGACATGCTCAAGCGGGGCCAGCGTCTGGGCGTTTACGAAATAGTCGGGCAATTCCTTGTCGCCGAATTTTTCGCGCCACAGCTGAACGGCGTAGTCAACAACCTCCTCTTCGGTCCGCGACCCATCTTTCTGGAGAACTTTCCGCGTATAGGCATAGGCAAAGACCGGCTCGATCCCGGAACTCACATTGCCCGCATAAAGCGAAATCGTACCCGTCGGTGCGATCGACGTGAGCAGAGCATTGCGAATGCCATGTTCACGCACCGCGTCGCGCACGTCTTCATCCATCGCCTGCATCGTGCCGGAGGCCAGATATTTATCCGCATCGAATAGAGGAAAAGCGCCCTTCTCCCGTGCCAAATCCACCGACGCCAGATACGCGGCGCGGGCGATACTGTGCAACCAGCGGTCGGTCTGACGCGCCGCCTCGTCTGACCCATAACGCAAGCCCATCATCAACAGTGCATCCGCCAGCCCGGTGACACCCAGCCCGATGCGGCGTTTGGCCTGCGCCTCGCGCGCCTGCGCCTCGAGTGGGAATTTCGACGCATCCACCACGTTATCCATCATGCGCACAGCGGTGGCCACCAGATCATCCAGCGCGGCCTCGTCCAGGGCGGCTGTGTCCTCGAACGGATTGCTGACGAGCCGCGCGAGGTTGATTGAGCCAAGCAAACAGGCGCCATAGGGCGGCAAAGGCTGTTCACCGCACGGGTTGGTTGCCGCAATCGTCTCGCAGTAACTCAGATTGTTTGCCTGATTGATCCGGTCGATGAAGATCACGCCGGGTTCGGCATAGTCATAGGTCGCCTGCATGATCCGGTTCCACAGATCGCGCGCCTGCACCGTGCGATAGACCTTGCCGTCAAAGACGAGATCCCACGGTCCGTCCGCCTTGACCGCCTCCATGAATGGATCTGTGATCAGCACCGACATATTGAACATGCGCAACCGCGCGGGGTCTGATTTGGCGGCGATGAAATCCTCAACGTCCGGGTGGTCACAGCGCATGGTGGCCATCATCGCCCCCCGGCGCGACCCTGCCGACATGATCGTGCGGCACATCGCGTCCCAGACATCCATGAACGACAAGGGGCCAGAGGCATCCGCCGCAACGCCCTTCACGTCTGCACCCTTGGGCCGAATGGTCGAGAAATCATAGCCGATCCCACCGCCCTGCTGCATTGTCAGCGCGGCCTCTTTCAGCATGTCGAAAATGCCGCCCATACTGTCGGGCACCGTGCCCATGACAAAACAGTTAAATAGCGTCACCGATCGCGCGGTGCCTGCCCCGGCCGTGATGCGCCCCGCGGGCAGATATTTGAAATCTTCCAAGGCGGCATAGAATTTCTCTTCCCAGACCTCGGGCGTCTTTTCCACCCGCGCAAGGTCGCGCGCGATGCGCCGCCATGTGTCCTCGACCGTGACATCAAGGGGTGCGCCATCTGCCGCCTTGAAGCGATACTTCATGTCCCAGATCTGTTCGGCGATGGGGGCGGCAAATCGGGTCATGGCGGACTCCTCGAAAAGATAGCTGGCATGGCATTGGCATTTGCAGCCCTGTCCCTCTCGCCGTAACCTGAGATCGTGTTACAAGCCACTGGAAAAGGAGGGCTTTTGCGTAACGCAACGCCTCGTTTATGTCGTGACACCCCAAATAGGAGTGCAGGGCAACACATTACACTGAAACGCAAAGCAACCACAACACTTTGATCTTTGCCGTTAACACTCTACCCTATATCGCGTGAGGCTGGGGATTCTGGGGGCAAACCCGTGGGTAAATCTGTGGATAAGATGGTGAACCTGATCAAACTGTCCGTCGGGACGGAAAACATTGAGGATCTGGCCGCGTGGCAAGCGACAAAACGCGCCCAGACGCCGGAGGGTCTGCCGCGTCACGTCACCCGCATGTGGCCCAAACGCGAGGCTGAAATCGTGAATGGCGGCTCGATCTATTGGGTGATCAAAGGTGTGATTCAGTGCCGCCAGACCGTGCTGCGCCTTGATGAATACATGGGTCAGGACGGAATAAGACGTTGCGCCATCGTCCTTGATCCCACGATTATCCGCACCCAGACCAGCCTGAAACGCCCCTTTCAGGGCTGGCGCTATCTACCGGTTTGCGACGCGCCACCGGACCTGCCCAAGGGGCGTGCCGCTGAGGAGCCTCTGCCTGTCGAGTTGAACCGCGCCTTAGCTGAAATCGGGGTTTTGTAACCGGCTCTATCCGCCGATCCTTTCGATCAATTGATCGGCGATCTGACGATCCTTTTTGTCAAATACGGCAGTTCTGCTGCGCCACAGCGTCGCCTGCGAGCGCAACACAGGACCATCAGACAGAATCTTGAGGTGGTTGGCGCGCAGGGTCTCTCCGCTCGAAGTGATATCCGCGATTGCTTCGGCCGTTTCATTGGCCACCGTGCCCTCGGTCGCGCCCTGACTGTCAACCAGCGCATAATCCGCGACGCCGCCCTGCCGCAGATATTCGCGCACCAGTCGGTGATACTTCGTGGCGATGCGCAGTCGCATGCCGTGGGTGTGGCGAAACGCCGTGGCCACCGCATCCAGATCATCCAGCGTATCCACATCCACCCAGGCCTGCGGCACCGCAAGCACAAGGTCCGCAAACCCAAAGCCGAGTTCGCGCACCGGTTCGACCATCTGATCCCAGAGCGGCAGTTTCTCCTGCACCAGATCGGTGCCCGTAACGCCGAAATGTATCCGCCCGGCGGCCAGTTCACGCGGCATCTCCCCTGCGGACAGCAGGATCAACGCCACGCCCTCGATACCATCCACTGCCCCGGCGTATTCGCGATCCGACCCCGCCCGCGACAGGGTGACACCATGCTGGCCGAACCAGTCAAAGGTCTTTTCCATCAACCGCCCTTTGGACGGGACACCCAGTTTCACGGTCATGCGCCGCCCTCCAGCATCAGCATCAGGTCGGGCCGGATGACCCCTCCGACGGCGGGGATTTCCGCGCCCTCGCCCAAACGACGGGTCAGCGCATCATAGCGCCCGCCTGTGGCCACTGCGGGCAAATCGTGACGTTTCGGGTGGTAATAGCCAAAGACAAAACCGTCGTAGTATTCCATCGACGTACGCCCATAGCTCGCCTCGAACGGCAGCGCGTCGACGTCCACGCCACGTTTGGCCAGCGCCTCGGCGCGGTCGGACAACCGTGCAACCGCCTGTTCGATACTTGGCATATCCACAGCCAGATCGCGCAGCTGCTGCACGGCAAAGGGCATGGTTTCGCGCACATTGACCAGCGCATCCAGCAAGTCCACTTCGGTCTCGCTCAGGGGGGCGGTCGCGGCATCGGCATGCAGCAGGGCGATCCGCGCGTCGATCTCGCTCTGGCTGCGTTTGCCGATCAGGGGTGCATCCGGGGCAGCGGCGCGCCCTGCCAACAATTCCAACCGCTGTTTTGACGGCTTGATCCGACCGGCGTAGCGATCCAGCAGGCTGCGGAACCGGCGCGGGCGCCAGATGTGCCGCAAAAGCGCGGATTTCCGGGCGTCCGTCGTGCGCAGGCCCCGCACGGCAGCGGTCAGGATGCCGATATCCCCCGTCGCTGCGCGCAGGCGCAACGGAGAGAGCACAGTTTCAAACAGGCAAAACACCTCTGCATCCGCAGCCGCCGGGTTTTCGCGGTCAAAGACCTCATAGCCGACCTGAAAATATTCATTCGCGCGCGACGGGTCGTGCTCCTGCCGGCGGAACACTTCGCCGGCATAGGTATAGCGCGCAGGTTCTGCCCCATGCGCCATGTGCATCTGGACCACGGGCACGGTAAAATCCGGGCGCAGCATCTGCTCGCCCCGCAGCGCATCGGATGTTACATAGGCCCGGGCGCGGATTTCCTCGCCGTAGAGATCAAGGAGCGCCTCGGCAGGTTGCAAAACAGGCGTCTCGATCCGCTGCGCCCCAGCCGCCTCAAAAGACGCACACAGGTCCGCCGCACGCGCCAGCGTCGCTGCACGCGTTGTCATTTTTCCAACCCGTGCTGCGCCAGAATTTCACGCACCTTTGCAACAAGCTCTGCGCGCGGCACCTCGAACTGGCTGGGGCGGTCCTTCCATTCCTCAAGCGTGGCGCTTTTGGCGATTTCGGCACCAAGGATCAGGTCCTTGATCTGCACCACGCCCTTTTCGTGCTCGTCGCCGCCCTCGATCACGGCGACGGGGCTGTTGCGCGTATCGGCATATTTGAGTTGATTGCCAAAGTTCTTGGGATTGCCCAGATAGACCTCCGCACGGATGCCCGCCTGCCGCAGTTCAGCGACCATCGCCTGATAATCCGCCATACGGTCGCGATCCATGACGGTGACGACCACGGGACCTACGTCTGTGGTGTCCAAACGCCCCTTGGCGTGCAGAGCGGCCAGCAGCCGATCCACCCCGATGGACACGCCCGTCGCAGGCACTTCCTGCCCGGTAAAGCGTTTCACCAGATCATCATACCGCCCGCCCCCTGCGACGGACCCAAAGTTGCGCGTGCGGCCCTTGTCGTCTTGAATTTCGAAGGTGAGTTCCGCCTCATAGACCGGACCCGTGTAGTAGCCAAGGCCGCGCACGACAGAAGGGTCGATGACGATGCGGTCGGGGCCATAGGATCCTGCGGAAAGCAGCTCGGATATCTTTTCGAGTTCATCAACACCTTCCTTGCCAATTCTAGAACGCCCTACAATTTCTCTGAGGTTAATCAGAGTTTCTGAGTTTGTTCCGCCTTTTGCTTCCAGAAAGCTCATAACGACGTCGATCTGAGCCTTTGACAAATCGGCTCCAAATGTAAGGTCACCCGACTCATCTTTGCGTCCTGGCCCCAGCAAGGAACGAACACCCTCTTTCCCCAAGCGATCCAATTTATCGATAGTGCGTAAGACAATTCCAACCTTTGCCGCTGTCATCTTTTTACCAAGGTTTTCTGCCATTTCTTGAAAATGTTGTGACAGGCGCGGCTCGTCACCTAGCGCGCCGATTACCTCAAGCACCCCATTCAACACCTTTCGGTTGTTGATCCGCACCACGTAGTCGCCGCGCTCGATCCCCACCGCCTCAAGGCAATCGCAGAGCATCGCGCAGATCTCGGCATCCGCTGCAACAGAAGACGCGCCGACCGTATCCGCATCGCACTGATAAAACTGGCGGAACCGCCCCGGACCGGGCTTTTCGTTGCGCCAGACGGGGCCCATCGCATAGCGGCGGTAAGGTTTGGGCAGGTCGTTCTGGTGCTGGGCATAGACCCGCGCCAAGGGGGCCGTCAGATCATAGCGCAGGGCGAGCCAGTCGCCGGGCTTGTCCGCGTCCGCGTCTTCCTGCCAGGCGAACACGCCCTCGTTGGGGCGGTCCACATCGGGCAGGAACTTGCCCAGAGCCTCAACCGTTTCCACGCCTGAACTTTCCAGCGCATCAAACCCATAACGATGATAGACCCCGGCAATCCTTTGCAGCATCTCTGCGCGCTGGCTGACTTCGGCACCGAAATAGTCGCGAAAGCCCTTGGGCGTCTGCGCCTTGGGGCGGGGTGTCTTTTTGGGCTTGGCCATGAGGGGTCCCTTTGGCTGGTCTGGTCGCGCGCGGTCTAGCGGATGCAACGGCTACAAACAAGATGGGCGCGCAGGCTCTTTATCGCGCCGGGTGTGCATGCTAGGGGCTGGGGCATGGAAAAGCTCGAAGAACAGATCGCCCATCTGACCCGCACCGTCGAAGACCTGTCCGACGTGGTTGCCCGGCAGGAAAGTGAAATCGCGGTGCTGACCCGTCGTGTTTTCATGCTGATGCAGCGGGAAGGCGAACGCGAGGCGCAAGGTTCCGGCAGCGTGGTTCTGGGTGATGAACGCCCGCCGCACTACTGATCAGGACGCCTTGCGTCAGGCGATGCAAAGGCCAAACGCCGTCAGATTTCCTCGACCTCCAGCACGCCGGAGAGGGATTTGATCGCGCCCTTGATCTGCGGGTTCACGATGAAATCCTGCCCCAGTTCAACCTCGACCTCGCCCGGCAAATCCGCCCCCATCAGGCACAGCATGACCGGCCCCTGCGCACGACCCTTGACCGCGCGGCCCGCCCCTTCAAGCACTGTTGCGACGGCGGCCACCGCTTCGGGTGCGTCGACAAAGACCTTGAGCCCCATGCTGCTGACATCCGCCGTGGCGGCGTCAATCGGCCCCACAGAGCGGCCCAGAAGTTTAAGTTGATCGGATTCCATCGTCGCCTCAACCGTAACGACGACTTTCGATCCGGCCTCCAGGTAATCGCGGGCCGCCTCCAGCGTGTCGGAAAACAGCGTCACCTCATAGGCACCGGTCGGGTCCGACATCTGCGCAAAGGCAAAGCGGTTGCCGCGCGCCGATTTACGTTCCTGCCGACCGGCGACGATACCCGCAAGGCGCGCATTCATGGCCCCCCGTTCGGTAACTTTTTCGGTCAACTCATCAAGGGTCATGAACGGCACGCCGCGGTCGTTGCCCCATTTGCGTTTCAGCTGACCCATGTAATCATCCAGCGGGTGGCCAGAGAGGTAGAAGCCGACCGCCTTGAATTCCTCGCTGAGACGTTCGGCAGGTTGCCAGTCGTCCACCGGATGCAGGCGCGGTTCGGGCAGATCATCGCCCGCCTCGCCAAAGAGAGACACCTGATTGGAGGCTTTCTGCTCATGGATCGCCGCCGAATAATTCACCAGCGCATCCAACGCCCCAAAGACGCGCCGCCGATTGGCGTCCAATGCGTCAAACGCCCCGGAGCGCGCGAGCATCTCAAGCGGGCGTTTGCCCACACGTTTCAGGTCCACCCGCCGCGCCAGATCAAAGAGCGTGGCGAAGGGTTTGTCAGGACTGCCCTCGTCGCCGGGGTCGGCACGTCGCCCGTCTGTGATCAGCTTCATCGCCTCCACGCCGACGTTTTTTAGCGCGCCAAGCGCATAGACCAGCGCCCCATCCGCG
Encoded here:
- the hisS gene encoding histidine--tRNA ligase, producing MAKPKKTPRPKAQTPKGFRDYFGAEVSQRAEMLQRIAGVYHRYGFDALESSGVETVEALGKFLPDVDRPNEGVFAWQEDADADKPGDWLALRYDLTAPLARVYAQHQNDLPKPYRRYAMGPVWRNEKPGPGRFRQFYQCDADTVGASSVAADAEICAMLCDCLEAVGIERGDYVVRINNRKVLNGVLEVIGALGDEPRLSQHFQEMAENLGKKMTAAKVGIVLRTIDKLDRLGKEGVRSLLGPGRKDESGDLTFGADLSKAQIDVVMSFLEAKGGTNSETLINLREIVGRSRIGKEGVDELEKISELLSAGSYGPDRIVIDPSVVRGLGYYTGPVYEAELTFEIQDDKGRTRNFGSVAGGGRYDDLVKRFTGQEVPATGVSIGVDRLLAALHAKGRLDTTDVGPVVVTVMDRDRMADYQAMVAELRQAGIRAEVYLGNPKNFGNQLKYADTRNSPVAVIEGGDEHEKGVVQIKDLILGAEIAKSATLEEWKDRPSQFEVPRAELVAKVREILAQHGLEK
- a CDS encoding DUF1489 family protein, which gives rise to MDKMVNLIKLSVGTENIEDLAAWQATKRAQTPEGLPRHVTRMWPKREAEIVNGGSIYWVIKGVIQCRQTVLRLDEYMGQDGIRRCAIVLDPTIIRTQTSLKRPFQGWRYLPVCDAPPDLPKGRAAEEPLPVELNRALAEIGVL
- a CDS encoding AAA family ATPase: MTRCTTTIPFHNLIFMDDITNLRDIEERWQKFLKHVRREAQQADLAAGKITDEDLVPSYNLLDEIDRRRIKRRSVRLLERAHSKTGMYHLSEKHRARLTPLRGGLPVAKITTEHEADEIAAALHAEMPWMAPATEEVWHGLRASAREGLPGVRFNPLVLVGSPGVGKSFWARRLAHHLNVPTTKIEATGEPAAFSIVGLQKGWGSASPGKLVQTVLRDRHAGPLVIVDEVEKADEVRSNKGSRHTLTDALLPLLERMTAREWQCPFFQIQMDMSWVNFVLTANSRKGLPEPFQSRSVVLDLPDLTPEHLRHFAIAEGTRRGLPGPALAALVDVFDCGAISNARLSLRTVSRMLDRAETLAHRPMLN
- a CDS encoding ATP phosphoribosyltransferase regulatory subunit, whose translation is MTTRAATLARAADLCASFEAAGAQRIETPVLQPAEALLDLYGEEIRARAYVTSDALRGEQMLRPDFTVPVVQMHMAHGAEPARYTYAGEVFRRQEHDPSRANEYFQVGYEVFDRENPAAADAEVFCLFETVLSPLRLRAATGDIGILTAAVRGLRTTDARKSALLRHIWRPRRFRSLLDRYAGRIKPSKQRLELLAGRAAAPDAPLIGKRSQSEIDARIALLHADAATAPLSETEVDLLDALVNVRETMPFAVQQLRDLAVDMPSIEQAVARLSDRAEALAKRGVDVDALPFEASYGRTSMEYYDGFVFGYYHPKRHDLPAVATGGRYDALTRRLGEGAEIPAVGGVIRPDLMLMLEGGA
- the hisG gene encoding ATP phosphoribosyltransferase, whose amino-acid sequence is MTVKLGVPSKGRLMEKTFDWFGQHGVTLSRAGSDREYAGAVDGIEGVALILLSAGEMPRELAAGRIHFGVTGTDLVQEKLPLWDQMVEPVRELGFGFADLVLAVPQAWVDVDTLDDLDAVATAFRHTHGMRLRIATKYHRLVREYLRQGGVADYALVDSQGATEGTVANETAEAIADITSSGETLRANHLKILSDGPVLRSQATLWRSRTAVFDKKDRQIADQLIERIGG
- a CDS encoding adenosylcobalamin-dependent ribonucleoside-diphosphate reductase, which translates into the protein MTRFAAPIAEQIWDMKYRFKAADGAPLDVTVEDTWRRIARDLARVEKTPEVWEEKFYAALEDFKYLPAGRITAGAGTARSVTLFNCFVMGTVPDSMGGIFDMLKEAALTMQQGGGIGYDFSTIRPKGADVKGVAADASGPLSFMDVWDAMCRTIMSAGSRRGAMMATMRCDHPDVEDFIAAKSDPARLRMFNMSVLITDPFMEAVKADGPWDLVFDGKVYRTVQARDLWNRIMQATYDYAEPGVIFIDRINQANNLSYCETIAATNPCGEQPLPPYGACLLGSINLARLVSNPFEDTAALDEAALDDLVATAVRMMDNVVDASKFPLEAQAREAQAKRRIGLGVTGLADALLMMGLRYGSDEAARQTDRWLHSIARAAYLASVDLAREKGAFPLFDADKYLASGTMQAMDEDVRDAVREHGIRNALLTSIAPTGTISLYAGNVSSGIEPVFAYAYTRKVLQKDGSRTEEEVVDYAVQLWREKFGDKELPDYFVNAQTLAPLEHVKMQAAAQKWVDSSISKTINCPEDIGFDAFKDVYMEAWDSGCKGCTTYRPNAVTGSVLSVSEEKPSKQDADYRASLIRLIEKSGKTMRQVSLEAELSHGYLHGVIKEGKEPSVDRLRKIADVLGVSFTDIAGDTTKAPEVITTSDAEPQQPHGDVIYMSEPLDRPSELEGNTYKVKWPDSEHALYITINDIVLNGHRRPFEVFINSKNMEHFAWTVALTRMISAVFRRGGDVSFVVEELKAVFDPRGGAWMQGKYIPSILAAIGGVIEQHMIATGFIAGEGLGLKTDPKAAVVGLETSRGQACSSCGQFDLRMIEGCMTCGSCGYSKCG
- a CDS encoding SlyX family protein: MEKLEEQIAHLTRTVEDLSDVVARQESEIAVLTRRVFMLMQREGEREAQGSGSVVLGDERPPHY